A genomic region of Mustela erminea isolate mMusErm1 chromosome 12, mMusErm1.Pri, whole genome shotgun sequence contains the following coding sequences:
- the LOC116570915 gene encoding olfactory receptor 13C8, which translates to MERTNDSMMTEFVLVGLSAHPKLQTVFFVLVLWMYLMILLGNGVLISVIIYDSHLHTPMYFFLCNLSFLDICYTSSSVPLILDNFLTVRKRVSFSGCMVQMFLSFAMGATECVLLGMMALDRYVAICYPLRYPVIMRKNTYVPMAAGSWATGLVDSVLQTSLAMQLPFCANNVINHFVCEILAILKLACADISINVISMAGSNLIVLVIPLLVISISYIFIVTTILRIPSTEGKRKAFSTCSAHLTVVIIFYGTIFFMYAKPKSKSSVSADNQDIIEALISLFYGVMTPMLNPLIYSLRNKDVKAAMRNMLSRRNSDGI; encoded by the coding sequence ATGGAAAGGACCAATGATTCCATGATGACAGAGTTTGTCCTTGTTGGGCTTTCTGCCCACCCAAAGCTCCAGACAGTTTTCTTTGTGCTAGTTTTGTGGATGTACCTGATGATCCTTCTGGGAAATGGAGTCCTTATCTCAGTAATCATCTATGATTCTCACTTGCACACCCCaatgtatttcttcctctgtaatcTTTCCTTCCTGGACATTTGTTACACCAGCTCCTCTGTCCCACTAATTCTTGACAACTTTCTGACAGTAAGGAAGAGGGTCTCCTTTTCTGGGTGCATGGTGCAAATGTTTCTCTCCTTTGCCATGGGGGCCACAGAGTGTGTGCTTCTAGGTATGATGGCACTTGACCGCTATGTAGCCATCTGCTACCCACTGAGATACCCTGTCATCATGAGGAAAAACACCTACGTGCCCATGGCAGCTGGGTCCTGGGCCACTGGGCTTGTTGACTCAGTGTTGCAGACATCTCTCGCAATGCAGTTACCATTCTGTGCTAATAATGTCATTAACCATTTTGTCTGTGAAATTTTGGCTATCCTAAAACTGGCCTGTGCTGATATTTCAATCAATGTGATCAGCATGGCAGGGTCAAATCTGATTGTTCTGGTTATACCACTGCTAGTTATTTCTatctcttacatttttattgtcaCCACTATTCTGAGGATCCCTTCCACGGAAGGAAAACGGAAGGCCTTCTCCACTTGCTCCGCCCACCTAACGGTAGTGATTATATTCTATGGAACCATCTTCTTCATGTATGCAAAGCCCAAATCTAAAAGCTCTGTTAGTGCTGATAATCAAGACATCATTGAGGCCCTCATCTCTCTCTTCTATGGAGTAATGACTCCCATGCTCAATCCTCTCATCTATAGTCTGAGGAACAAGGATGTAAAGGCTGCTATGAGGAACATGCTGAGTAGAAGAAACTCTGATGGAATATGA
- the LOC116569958 gene encoding olfactory receptor 13C3 has protein sequence MDKINQTFTSEFLLLGLSGYPKFEIIYFVLILVMYLVILIGNGVLIIASIFDSRLHTPMYFFLGNLSFLDICYTSSSVPSTLVSLISKKRSISFSGCTVQMFIGFAMGSTECLLLGMMAFDRYVAICNPLRYPIIMSKVVYILMASVSWLSGGINSIVQTSLAMLLPFCGNNIINHFTCEILAVLKLACADISLNIITMVISNMAFLVLPLLVIFFSYMFILYTILRMNSATGRRKAFSTCSAHLTVVIIFYGTIFFMYAKPKSQELPGEEKFQTSDKLISLFYGVVTPMLNPIIYSLRNKDVKAAVKYLLNRKPIK, from the coding sequence ATGGATAAAATTAATCAGACATTTAcatcagaatttcttcttctgggactctctGGTTACCCAAAATTTGAGATTATTTACTTTGTTCTAATTCTAGTAATGTATCTAGTGATTCTGATTGGCAACGGTGTTCTGATCATAGCAAGCATCTTTGACTCCCGTcttcacacccccatgtacttcttcctgggCAACCTCTCTTTCCTGGACATCTGCTATACATCCTCCTCTGTTCCCTCAACTTTGGTGAgcttaatttcaaagaaaaggagCATTTCCTTCTCTGGATGCACAGTACAGATGTTCATTGGGTTTGCAATGGGGTCCACAGAGTGTTTGCTCCTGGGCATGATGGCTTTTGATCGCTATGTAGCCATCTGTAACCCTCTGAGATACCCTATCATCATGAGCAAGGTGGTGTATATACTAATGGCTTCTGTATCATGGCTCTCTGGTGGTATCAACTCAATTGTACAAACATCTCTTGCCATGCTATTGCCTTTCTGTGGGAATAATATTATCAATCATTTCACATGTGAAATATTAGCTGTCCTTAAGCTAGCTTGTGCTGACATATCCCTCAATATTATCACCATGGTGATATCGAATATGGCATTCCTGGTTCTTCCACTGctggtcatttttttctcctatatgtTTATCCTTTACACCATCTTGAGAATGAACTCAGCCACAGGGAGACGCAAAGCCTTTTCCACCTGCTCAGCACATCTGACTGTAGTGATCATATTTTATGGTACCATCTTCTTCATGTACGCCAAGCCCAAGTCTCAAGAATTGCCTGGAGAAGAGAAGTTTCAAACTTCAGACAAGCTCATTTCCCTGTTTTATGGGGTAGTGACACCCATGCTAAATCCTATAATCTATAGCTTGAGGAACAAGGATGTAAAAGCTGCCGTAAAATATCTTCTGAACCGAAAACCTATTAAGTAA